The Alosa alosa isolate M-15738 ecotype Scorff River chromosome 17, AALO_Geno_1.1, whole genome shotgun sequence genomic sequence TAGTCCTCCTGGGCCGAGTCGCGCAGCAGGAAGCTACCCTCGGGCCGGCCGTCCAGCAGTGCCTCAGCCTGGTAGCGGTCCATCACGCCCCAGTAGCAGGGCAGCGCCGTGATCTGCTGCAGGTCGGGCACCAGGCAGTGGATGTAGTCGATCTGCGTGTGGACCTTCCAGGGGCCctcggcggcggcggcggctgaCGAAGGTGGCGGGTGGGCATGGCGCTGACGAGCGCGCCGGGTCTGCAGGCACAGCGTAGTGCCGTCCTCCTCCTCCGAGTCGCAGTCTGGGGCGCTTCCTCCTCGTCCCCCGCGCGCCCCGCCACTGGCCTCGCCCAGGCCCTCGGTCAGCCCTGGGGCCAGCTTGGGTCCCAGCTTGTGCAGGCAGGCCAGTGGGGCCAGGGCCTCCACCGTGTGGATCTGGGCGTCGGGCGGTGGGTCCACGCCCTCCTCGATGCTAAGCCGCCTCCGCTCACGCAAGcgctcctcctcgtcctcggcCGACGCTGccgcccctcctcctcctcgcggCCAGTCCTGCTGGCCAGACGCAGAGGGCGGTAGAGCGGCCGGGGCGGATGACGAAGACGAGGATGAACCCGAGCCGGCGGCCACGGGAGCCGTGTGCTGCTTGATGAGGTGCCACTTGCGCGCCAAGTCCGAGCCGGGGGGGAAGGGGCAGGTCTCCAGCATGAGCTCGGTCAGGTGGATCTTGCGCTTGGGCGGCGCGCGCGAGGCTGAGCAACGCAGCGGCAAGCACAGCCCCACTGTGTCCTGCAGCTGCTGCCGCAGTGACCGCGTCCCCCCGGCACCGGACTCCAGCTCCTGGCCCCGGTGGCGGCAGCGGCCCCTGCCTCCCCGCTCGCGACCCTCCAGCGAGCCCTGCGCCCGCGTGGAGCACGAGTGGCGCTTCTTGCCGCTCCAGGGCGCGTGGCGCGAGTACGAGTCCCGCCGGGTGCCCAGCTGGCCCGGCCGGCTGTCCACATCCTGCTCCAGTGTGATCTCCAGCACCTGGGCCATGTCCACCACGCAGTTTTGCCCAGGCCGCCGCATGCTCGCACTTCCCGACGAGCCACCGACACTGCtagtgttgttgttgctggCCCTCCCAGCCACCAGGGACAGGCTGGAGGCAGGTGGCCTGGGGGGGCTGGCCTCCTGTGGCAGAGCCTGGTCACGAGCACCTCCATCTGGGTGGAGCAGAGACTGGCATCCCCTCTTTAGGTTGCTCCACACCTTACCCACCCTCTCCATGGGGTGGGCCGCCTGCACCTATTGGCGGGACAGGAGAGGGAAACAAGGTGAGATTCTCAATCGGGAATTTTCCACGTGTACCGACTTCCCTGATCATACCCAGGGCTATACTATACAGAGAGCTAATGTAGCATGAGCTGCAACGAGAGTGCCAGACCACCAGACTATATGTCACAGGCCAAGCAAGTACAGTGTGTTTAAGTACACAGGATTTCAAAGTGAGTGCTGCCAAGGTCACATTATGAGGGGCTGTGTGCGCAAAGATGGGGGAGGTGATCATGTGCTTTTTCAATTAATATTTGATCTTCATATTATATTTACCAGATGCATGTACTCACTTGTGATCTATGCATGGTGATAACGAAGCCCATAATACTGAGAGCCACTAATGAATCAGGAAATGAAGCGAGTTGCGAAAGGAAAAGATGAACATGATGTGCCAGAGTGTACCACCATCAGCCTCAAAAGGCCCTTTCCAGCAAGTCACTGAATCCCTCTGGACTTTTAAATGGCTTGCACTAAAGGCATCCTGGATGGAAGTGTTCCAGAGCGAGGGGCAGCtcatgggggggtgggggtgatgggggctcaCCACACATTAACTATGTACATTATTCTGCCAGACACTATTAAGATATGACTTGGAATACATATGAAATGGATGTGGATTGATATGCAGTGAAACTGTGACTGATGAACCGTGTCAACTTTTGGTATTGGTTTAAAACTCTCAACTTCTAGTCAAGGTCTCATTTATGAGTTTGGAAAAACTTTATGAGCTGATATTGGCCGAGGCTACAAACCAATCTGGGCAATAGTTTACCTTTTTAAAGCTTTAGGTGACTACACATTCAGCAGTGGTGACTGGTCTCTGATGAGAATCCTGCCAATAACAGGAAATGGAAAAGAGATATGACCCTCATTATGGAAAAAGCGTCAAAACCCACGGCCATTTACGGCACCTCTCGCAAGGAAGAAAAACATATCCACAATGACCTTCATGTCCTGCCAGATGTCAGTCACTGTGAGAGCGAAACGCAGCTCACTGGTTTACATCGTTCagttattaacaaaaaacattaaCTGGTACTAGGCTAATGTATAGTTCTTCCTGCATAGAACAAAGGCTACTCAAACAGGATACATGCTGTGAATCagtcatttaaaaaatgattCACCCAAATTAGTACTAATTATTGGTCATTGGGTCCAATGCATCCAAAGTCTTTTTGCTAAACATAAACCAAGTCAAAGGACATGTTACTCTCCTGAGATGAGGAAGTGTGAGTGCTCAGTCCATATGATGGGTATCCGTAGTTTCTGTGACTAGCATGCTTTTTTCAGTTTGGTGAAAACCTAGTGGTAGTGGTATGCTGTATGTAACTCACTCGTAATTCACTGACGtcactattatgagttctgtccatcattggtggtaggtaaaattactacAATTAAATGACGCTTATTAAATGCCGTCTCAAAtctttatagcaatattatcaGTTATCGTATTAGTATCGGCCACAATAAACCAATAAATAATGGTTATAGTTATCAGCCccaaaattccatatcggtgcatctctagttacattgacattctgtaaaATAAACATTATAGATAGACAATCTGATTTGATTATTAACATTTTGACTAATCTTACGAAATGGTTCGGCAAACACACCtaataaataactatatttttCATGTCTCTGCAAAATGCTGACACTGCTATTGGGAAATGCAGCACACAACTGGATTAGCATTTCACTAATCATTATTAGTAATAGGCtagtaatattaataataatttctaCAGAAAGTGAAAGATGTACTCATTAGTGGTGTAACAACAATCCATCGATAGTGTCAATATGAATCTATCATTTCATATCGACAAACAGACCCCAGTATCCAATCGAATCACTGCatgcctcctacatggtttagttcttgagctatgggcttgtgaactttgaccaaaaaaagaggcctaacaaaatcgacacccccctcctcccGTAAAACtgtctgtatcttggaaagtattgatcttacataaaagttattttacagtgtgtctctgggtaacataggtacacttggtaattttttcagaattttttgagatcTAAGTgcatgggccctggttgaattgatgtGGAATGACCCAGCTGGTACCACTGGTCGGGTGGGTTGAATTTTAGGGAATCGGCTTCCTCGTGGGAAATCAGGTAAGTCTTGTGTGAAAAACAAACCTTGACCAAGTTTCTAGTCGCCATGACTGCAAGCTTTGCCAGGGCCACATGGCGGAAAAAAGTCTTGAAGGTGAGTCTTGTCCTATTTACATAGCCTCTGCCAGCAAGCGTGCATGATAAGTAGCGGGCTTCAATTACTCTTTTGCAAACTTTTCTACAGTTTGTCAAAAGATTTTCAAAGAAAAAGCGAGATGTTAAATAAAATGGCATAAATCCAGGATAAGTATTTGGTCAACAGACTTTAGCCTTTCATACTTCAAGCTAACATTGAAACTACTTTTATTCACAGACCAAACTAAAAGTACCCATGAGGAATCCTGTCAGGCAAAATACAccatattatataaaatatgtttCAGACAATGCATAGGTATCTGCAGAGAAAGTATTTGCTGCCTTTTACAGTGAGTGTGAGCTTGGAAGTAGGAATGCTTTTTATGAGGATAAGCATTCTTCACAGGTGGTGGTGTGACTTAAGGTTTTAAAGTGCAAGCGTGTGAACGTGGGATTGTAAAAAGTAAGTGTGCAAGTGCGTAAGTGCGCACCGTGCGTGTGTGACGTTGACAGAGTGATTAAACGTGTTGCCAGGCAGACTCGCGGGGACCCAAGGCCAAAGCTAAAAATGAATGCATGGATCCTCTCCAGTCGCACTGCCTCTGCTGAGGGCTGGATTACTGTGCCAGTCTgggcctgcctgtctgcctctcactcttttcatgtctttctctcttcgtctctctctcttcgtctttctctctctctctctctcccccatttcCTTCCTGTCTTACCCTGTGGCACGGTACAGTCTCAAGTTAGTAGTCTCCCCAGTAATCACCGCGCATCATCATAATGAGGAGGTGGCCGAGGGGAGGGAGGGCTGAGTTCCTGGACGTGCCACTGCCGGGTCGGCTGCAGAGCGCTTTGCACGTCGTCGGCCGCTAAATTTGTGTCCTGCTGCCTGTCGGCCGGTCAGCCAGGCTAACTCCCTCAGGGCTAATTACTCCGGTGTCAGCTAATCCTTTCACCTCCCCGCTCTCCTCTGACCTCTCTCTGAGGTGCTTCGCTGGGCGGTCAGTGCAGCCAGGAGAGGAGTCAGCGAAGAAAGTGTCATGGGGTTAACCCCCGCTGGCTCCAGCAGATGATACAGTGTGCTCTGACAGGAACATTTCAACAAGGCCATTGAGCCTGCTCTGGAAGCTGCTCTGTTTCAGCATGCTTGCAGACTTGCCCACCATTTTACATGTTGCTACATATAGCCTTTATACACTCACCAGCCACTTTATTAGGTAAACCTTGATAACAATGGGTTGGACCCCTTTTTGCCTTCACAACTGCTTCAATTCTTTATGGCACTGATTCAACAAGGTGTTGGAAATATTTCTCAGAGATATTGGTCCATATTGACATGATAGCGTCACGCAGTTGTAGCAGATCTGTCGGCTGCACATCCATGATGCAAATCTCCAACAAATTCTCAACCACACATCCCAAAGGTACTCTATGGGATTGAGATCTGGTGAGCATGGAGGCCATTTGAAAACAGTGAACTCATTGTCATGTTCAAGAAACCAGTTTGAGAGGATTCAAGCTTTCTCTTTCTCGGACCATTCTCTGTAAACCCTAGAGATGGTTGTGTGTAAAAAATCTCAGTAGATCAGCAGTTTCAGAAATACTCAGACCAGCCCATCTTGCACCAACAACCCTGTCATGTTCAGTCACTTAAATCACCTTTCTTCCCCATTCTCATTCTCGGGTTGAACTTCAGTAGATAATTTTGACCTTGACTACATGCTGCCATGATATTAGATATTAGTTAATTAGCAGTTAGCAACAGGTGTACCTAATAAAGTATCCATATCAGACAAGCTAGATGACTGCTGCAAAAAGTGTTCAAGGTCTCTCAGGAAGTGCATTTACATTCTTTCAATTGGAGGAAAGAGTTATCGTAAGCAACCTACAAATGTGGCCAAGTGCAACACAAGCACTAATGACAtacagggcaattccatggaaaattacattttttgtaacatccataacgccaataaaatgtgatcgtatggtatgatgtgaatgattacatgaaatttgagcattttctacttttggctgaagaatgtacatgagaaaaaatgcacaaaaaatgaatgttatcattcacatcatacaaatgccaaggcatttcactggcgttatggatgtgacaaaaagtccattttctgTAGAATTGCCCCACAATAAAACCCAACAACAattcaaataaacaaacaatgacGTGCAATGAAGCCTGTGAGGACAAAAGGAGAAGGTTGTGGTAAAAGCAGGTCAGATGTTTGGACAGAAGGGAAGGTATCCCAAGTAAGCCGAGTCAGGAGGTATTACACAGCAGCAGCGAATGTGTTACACAGCAGAACAGAGTTCAGTGCCGTTGACCCCGGCACACACCCTATGGCTTTAGGGCACAAACCAGCTCTGACCTCTGGGTCATGGGTGAAACCCGACATGAAACTGCGAGTTTCTGCGcctgttgtgtggtgtggtgttgggacgggggggtggtgggggtctgCCGCCCCAGAGGGCACAAAGCTGGGGCGTAAATTAGTGATCAGGTCTGCCAGCGCTGCTATGGCGGGAATGAGACCAGGGAGGCCAGGAAGCACGGCTCGCCTGTGAACTCCCTGCACCTCCCTGCAGCATTTCTAGACTGAACCTGCTCAACCCACACGCACCACCACCAGAGAACAGAACACCTCCTCCTTCAACAAGTAACACCTCACACATACTCCGTCTTCCACCAATTCATACAACCCACATTCAACACCGAAAACAGACCACGTACAGCTGACCAAGTCCCACTTCTAACTAACAATGAACAAATCTAACACAGTACATTTCATTCAACCAGTGCAATTTGGGCCTTCTTGGGCCTATTCCTTTTCCATGACTGGACATGAATCCAGTGGCAAGTTTCAATCTTGATGCTTGGTGTTtcataataggcctatatcaggTCCACTGTAAAGTTACACATTTGCACAGAAAGAGACTATCAGACATCCAGAGCACTGCAAATGAAGAGACGCTAACAATAGAGGTGTCGGGATTTGCTATACACCATGCAAACGTGTGCATTAAGCGAGATATATCTATACTGATTTAAAACACTAATCTGGCACAATCTGAAGTTAGCAAACATGGTAATGGATGTGATATACCCAGGTGTGACGAAAATAAACCTTACACTACAACTCTGGCTCCAGCCCCCAGACAAAACAGGTCGCATCTCACTATTCCACCTCTTGACCCTTCATCTCGACATTCCAAAACCTATCAACAGACACAAGTCAACTTCAATCAAGGCACTGAGATCCTTGCCGCCAGCTACCCAGTTTGACATCTATGATGTTCGTCCAGCTTCCAGAGATCATGGGGCACAATTTCAGTTGGCTCACTTGGCCCCGTGTAGCTCCAAGTAAAGACATCAATGTAGCAGGAAAACAACCACATTGAGCACTTCACAAACTGAACACAAATCGCCATTTTGAGACTGAGGCCAGACAACTTTGCTGTTTAGGGTGCTCATTGGGTTAGTGAGAGCACGAGTTAAGGAAGAGGGTGAAAAAAAGCCCATTTCTTCCAGGTGGAGTGAAGGCTGTGTCCATGGAATCACCATCTGTCTTTGCTCACCTAAAACTCTCTTGGTGAGAACTTCTCATGCTTATCAGCGTTTCCCACATAATTGAATTCTTTTTGTGGTTTAAGCACAATTTtgtacaaccaggaaaatcattgtgtggtggtcattggtcaatgttgatattgtggtgggccgccacaaataagtcaatgtatgggaaacactgcttacATGCAAATGGATTTTGCTTAGCTGACTCATGTAGACTAATACGCTTGCATAATCCATGCATGTCATTTCCCTTATTCCCGTATCTTAACTAGAGCTttcataggcattttacaaaccAAGAAGCGGTTGAAGTGAGGGGGTACTCCTCAAAGCAAagtgaaacaaacacataaatgaATGAACCTGCATGCAAACATCATTGTCCTTTTCCATGAAGCACCTTTAGCATACACAATAACCTGACCTTACACTCGTAGCACCTCTAACACCAAAtacctctctcctgctccaacATTAAAAACCTCTCCATTATCTTTCCTCTTGCTCCTGTCTTAAAATGCTCCAGGTCTTGTCAGCTGGAGGTGGCAGGCACGGCAGGCTCACCTCCTGGTCAGTGTGCAGCGGGGCTATTCTGGTGAGATACGTGGCTATTCTCTGCCCAGCTTGGGTTACGGCTACCAAGAACACCCAGAAGTTCAGGCCAGAGCTACTGCTTCCTGGTAGAGCAAACTCCACCCCAGGAGCCCCCCTTGTACCTGATACTGCTGCCAAACTCtaccccccccaaacacacacacctcatgtaGTCAGAGcacacgtgcaaacacacacacaaagacaaggcAATTtctacaccacccacctccctTAGTCAGAAAATGCACACACTGAGACAGCCATGGCAGATCGACAGACACTCGCATAAACCGAACGCCACACACTCCTACGGTCTGAACATGACcccgcacacatacagacacaagccAAATAATACACCACACTCTGCGGTAGCCCACCGTCTGAGCACGCACCAGTCTAGCTCTACACTATACCTCCtgatgtctgacacacacacatacacgcctaACTCTACAACACATATCTCTAACAGACTgtgctgcacagacacacaagcacgcaaGCAATGACAACATGCAAGGTATTTACAATATGTCTAACTCTGTACCTTCTTCTGTGTGATGGCATACATAGGCCTAGTCTTGTGTGGGCtcacttgcatgcacacacacatgcacgcgcccacacacacacaccacacacacacaccacacacacacacacacacactatagctaTCTTGCCTGAATCTCAGTCTGGGAGCTTAGCCCAGGTCATTTGGCGAGCAGCATTAGAAAATGACAACCGACAAATTAAGGGCCACTGCTCTGCCATATTTCAGTCACACAGACCTATCCCAATTTCTGCAGCATAAGATTCCAAGGCATAAATGGAGGGTTGGACACAGCTTTGGGGGATAAGACCCCATTACCTACTGCTGCAGGAAGGGTGGACCACTTCAAACTGACGGCTGTTTAAATAACCCATGATGAAAAGTTTCAGGGCAGCTGAAGCTGTGCCAAGGATTGCACACAAAATGAGCTGGAAACCCACAAGTGTGTGAGCACGGAGCACAGATCCACCTCTAAAAGCAACTAAAGCTGGTCACTTCGAACGGGTAGAGTTGGTGACTGCCACTTGACAGTGGGTGGCTTATAGGGACTCAAACTTGTACTACAGATGGGACTTGGGAACGGAGGCCCCCTTTTTAAACAGACAATTACTAGCTGAAGACTGTGAGTGCCTGCCAAGAGAGTTTCAGCAGCAGAACAACTCCGTAAGATAACAGTATGGggcagacataggcctactgataaAACAGCCTGTTCCTtgtacacctcacacacacaaaacacacacaagcaggagaGGAAGCCTAACTGGGATTCCATAACACCTGGGTTGTCCATTCTGAATCCGGAAAAGGTGACTTGTTCCTAGGATAAGTTAAGATGATTGTGAAAgcataaaatataaaacaattCCAACATCtgcatatacttatatacttatacgaAAGGTTCGAAGTGGAAAACAATgctgctttaaaaaaaatcatgaaatgccCCAAATCACACAATCCTTACAGTCTTACTAAGGGAAAATTCACCACTGCATTATTCTATTTACTTTATTCTTCCAGCACAGTACTTTTAATGTTTACCATCTGACTGACAACCATTTCTTGATTGTATTTTGCCTGTTTATCTAGGCTGCACTCCATTGAGAGGACACGACTGTCAAGCATCCTCTTAGCATAACTGGTTGCACTGAGCACTAGTTTTTTAATCGCTAATCACTGTAGTGAATGACATCTAATGCAAATTGTTGTACACATCACAGATTGATCTGCTGGCTCTAGGCTAAGGGGTGACAGAGGTGCTGAAGAGCCGCAGTACTGGGAAGCTCTGAGCCTTTAAACTACAGAATGCTAGTCTGCTGCGCTGCAGACGATAAGATCTGAGTCTCGCATGGCAGACAGACTGGGGAATGTTAGCAGGCAGATAAAAGAGGCCATGGCCGAGTTAGCGGAGTCCCCTTACTTGTATGAAATGAGCAGCGCTTCATCtcaacaacacagacacacagcctaGGTCAGTGGTTCATCtcaacaacacagacacacagcctaGGTCTGTGGTTCATCtcaacaacacagacacatagcctcggtcagtggttcttaaactttttgtctggcgacccccaAAAACTCTTTGGCCAAGTCTCACGACCCCCTCCTCTCCAACCGAAAAAATATCAAAAGAGCtaggctatgtcaacaccaaaggcattaatgtcaatggcagcctttggCAATCTGATTTATTATTGTCCAATGGATAACTACTCATCCAATGTGTAGCCTAACTGGTGCTCCTATGGCAACAGCAGGGTGCATAGTGCTCGTCACCggtaacccttaaaggtgtaggtttttgaacattctaagttccgcaacaattgaaggttctaaaattctatgttgaattcaatgaacccagatattctttagaatgttaatttcccaacaatcccgtcacaccggtgtgacggtactcctttaaggggtaaactcacacacagctcatcTTGAAGCGCATCTTTGTAAGAGAGCAGGTAAAGATTTGAGTTTGGGTAAACAGAGCATTCACTTTCAGAGGAACATTATGGAAATACTTTGAATTGTAAAGCCTACTTCTAGGTCTAGTGAATATCCcagtttttaaatatgtttcttTCAGAAATGTTTCTTTAATTCAGACTGCAAATCTGTTTCTCTTAATAATAAATTTGTGAGAAATTTGTGTTCAGCAAACCCATTGCAGTTGGGCTAGTCAATGGGTCATTTTGGCAACCAAGATTTTCCACATTTGATGATGTCTTGAAAGTTAACCTTTAGCATCAAATGGACTGTGTATAATGCACCCCAGCCTCGTCTACACAAGACACCTTTGGAATAGATCCAGATCCAAACCTTCAATTTTATACACCCTAAAGCTACTGCATTCATCTCATTAGGCAAGTTATTAGTTTGGCACTTCAACCCAAATAGCAGTACACAGAGCTATGACCAGTGCAATGTGAAAGGAAATACTAGGGACAATCAAATTGACCAGTTCCTTGCAAAACACAGTACCACAGCCTACATGTCCACACAGGGGCATCAGTAGTAGCTGCGTCTCCTCTAAGACAGCAGCCAGATTATCACTTCACAAGGACCCTACAAAGGCAGCACATGCTAATCCTCTCTCATTTCAGACAGTCTAGCATGCGTGTCTTCGGGATCATTGTTGAAATGAATATGGCAACATAATGTGAGGCCTATAAAATATTCCCTTATGGCTTGATTCGATCATGTCCCAGACATGTCTGTTACAGATTTTCACTGGTGACAGTATAACTGCCGTCTTCAAACCACAATAACCAGTATTTTTGGAATAGCCTAGTCTCTGATAGAATTTCTAGTAAAATCAGAATAGTTTATAGCCTTGTAATAACTCACTGCACGTAAAGTAACACACCAAACCTATGGTGTGTTGTTT encodes the following:
- the socs5a gene encoding suppressor of cytokine signaling 5a, with amino-acid sequence MERVGKVWSNLKRGCQSLLHPDGGARDQALPQEASPPRPPASSLSLVAGRASNNNTSSVGGSSGSASMRRPGQNCVVDMAQVLEITLEQDVDSRPGQLGTRRDSYSRHAPWSGKKRHSCSTRAQGSLEGRERGGRGRCRHRGQELESGAGGTRSLRQQLQDTVGLCLPLRCSASRAPPKRKIHLTELMLETCPFPPGSDLARKWHLIKQHTAPVAAGSGSSSSSSSAPAALPPSASGQQDWPRGGGGAAASAEDEEERLRERRRLSIEEGVDPPPDAQIHTVEALAPLACLHKLGPKLAPGLTEGLGEASGGARGGRGGSAPDCDSEEEDGTTLCLQTRRARQRHAHPPPSSAAAAAEGPWKVHTQIDYIHCLVPDLQQITALPCYWGVMDRYQAEALLDGRPEGSFLLRDSAQEDYLFSVSFRRYGRSLHARIEQWNHNFSFDAHDPCVFHAATVTALLEHYKDPSVCMFFEPLLTAPMPRSFPFSLQGLARSAICGRVSYDGIAALLMLPPPLQDYLREYHYKQRVRVRWLERELKAK